Proteins from a genomic interval of Mustela lutreola isolate mMusLut2 chromosome 4, mMusLut2.pri, whole genome shotgun sequence:
- the SPRN gene encoding shadow of prion protein: protein MNWTAATCWALLLAATFLCDSGAAKGGRGGARGSARGGLRGSARGAPRVRVRPVPRYGGSSLRVAAAGAAAGAAGAAAGLAAGSSWRRAPGPGEHDLEDEDAGPGGNRTGQGVYSYRAWTSGAGPTSSPHLCLLLGGALGTLGLLRP from the coding sequence ATGAACTGGACGGCCGCGACGTGCTGGGCTCTGCTGCTAGCCGCCACCTTCCTCTGCGACAGCGGTGCGGCCAAGGGAGGCCGTGGAGGGGCTCGCGGCAGCGCCAGGGGAGGGTTGCGTGGAAGCGCGCGCGGGGCCCCGAGGGTGCGCGTGAGGCCGGTGCCCCGCTACGGAGGCTCCTCCCTGCGCGTGGCGGCAGCGGGGGCGGCGGCCGGGGCTGCCGGGGCGGCCGCGGGCCTGGCAGCGGGCTCCAGCTGGAGAAGAGCCCCGGGCCCGGGGGAACACGACCTGGAGGACGAGGACGCGGGACCAGGTGGCAACAGAACGGGCCAAGGCGTCTACAGCTACCGGGCATGGACTTCCGGCGCGGGGCCCACCAGcagcccccacctctgcctgctgctgggcGGCGCTCTTGGCACCCTGGGGCTCCTGCGGCCCTAG
- the MTG1 gene encoding mitochondrial ribosome-associated GTPase 1 isoform X1 → MRMALHALCGAAGAAWRESFPLRGRDVARWFPGHMAKGLKKMQSSLKLVDCIIEVHDARIPLSGRNPLFQETLGLKPHVLVLNKMDLADLKQQQRYSHAISQNDEPPSMSTVQKTKKIIQHLEGEGLKNVVFTNCVKEENIKQVIPLVRGLVEGSYRYHRGENLEYCAMVIGIPNVGKSSLINALRRQHLGKGKATRVGGEPGITRAVMSRIQVCDRPLMFLLDTPGVLSPRIESVEMGLKLALCGTVLDHLVGEETLADYLLYTLNRHRLFGYVQHYGLDGACDDITSVLKRVAVRLGKTQKVKVFTGTGDVNVIQPNYPAAARDFLRTFRSGLLGPVMLDRDVLQSLPLAAP, encoded by the exons ATGCGGATGGCCTTGCACGCGCTCTGCGGCGCCGCGGGGGCCGCCTGGCGGGAGAGCTTCCCCCTGCGCGGTCGGGACGTGGCGCGCTGGTTCCCGGGACACATGGCCAAGG GGCTGAAGAAGATGCAGAGCAGCCTGAAGCTGGTGGACTGTATCATCGAGGTCCATGACGCCCGGAT TCCACTTTCAGGCCGCAATCCTCTGTTTCAGGAAACTCTTGGGCTTAAGCCGCACGTGCTGGTCCTCAACAAAATGGACTTGGCGGATCTGAAGCAGCAGCAG AGGTATTCGCACGCAATTTCTCAGAATGACGAGCCTCCCTCTATGTCTACGGTCCAAAAGACCAAG AAAATCATACAACACTTAGAAGGAGAAGGCCTAAAAAATGTTGTTTTCACCAACTGCGTGAAGGAGGAGAACATCAAGCAG GTCATACCGCTGGTCAGAGGACTGGTTGAGGGCAGCTACCGCTATCATCGAGGAGAG AACCTGGAGTACTGTGCCATGGTGATTGGGATCCCCAACGTGGGCAAGTCCTCACTCATCAACGCACTCAGGAGACAGCACCTCGGGAAAG GAAAAGCTACCAGGGTCGGCGGTGAGCCCGGGATCACCAGAGCTGTGATGTCCAGAATTCAG GTGTGTGACCGGCCACTGATGTTCCTGCTGGACACTCCTGGGGTGCTGTCCCCACGGATTGAAAGTGTGGAGATGGGCCTGAAGCTGGCCCTGTGCG GAACCGTGCTGGACCACCTGGTGGGGGAGGAGACCCTGGCCGACTACCTTCTCTACACCCTCAACAGGCACCGGCTCTTTGG gtaCGTGCAGCACTACGGCCTGGACGGGGCCTGTGATGACATCACCAGTGTGCTGAAGCGGGTGGCTGTGAGGCTGGGAAAGACGCAGAAGGTGAAGGTGTTCACAGGCACAG GGGACGTGAACGTCATCCAGCCCAACTACCCCGCGGCAGCCCGAGACTTCCTCCGGACCTTCCGCAGTGGGCTGCTCGGCCCAGTGATGCTGGACAGGGATGTCCTGCAGAGCCTCCCCTTGGCAGCCCCCTGA
- the MTG1 gene encoding mitochondrial ribosome-associated GTPase 1 isoform X8 — protein sequence MAWTVETLGLKPHVLVLNKMDLADLKQQQKIIQHLEGEGLKNVVFTNCVKEENIKQVIPLVRGLVEGSYRYHRGENLEYCAMVIGIPNVGKSSLINALRRQHLGKGKATRVGGEPGITRAVMSRIQVCDRPLMFLLDTPGVLSPRIESVEMGLKLALCGTVLDHLVGEETLADYLLYTLNRHRLFGYVQHYGLDGACDDITSVLKRVAVRLGKTQKVKVFTGTGDVNVIQPNYPAAARDFLRTFRSGLLGPVMLDRDVLQSLPLAAP from the exons ATGGCCTGGACTGTG GAAACTCTTGGGCTTAAGCCGCACGTGCTGGTCCTCAACAAAATGGACTTGGCGGATCTGAAGCAGCAGCAG AAAATCATACAACACTTAGAAGGAGAAGGCCTAAAAAATGTTGTTTTCACCAACTGCGTGAAGGAGGAGAACATCAAGCAG GTCATACCGCTGGTCAGAGGACTGGTTGAGGGCAGCTACCGCTATCATCGAGGAGAG AACCTGGAGTACTGTGCCATGGTGATTGGGATCCCCAACGTGGGCAAGTCCTCACTCATCAACGCACTCAGGAGACAGCACCTCGGGAAAG GAAAAGCTACCAGGGTCGGCGGTGAGCCCGGGATCACCAGAGCTGTGATGTCCAGAATTCAG GTGTGTGACCGGCCACTGATGTTCCTGCTGGACACTCCTGGGGTGCTGTCCCCACGGATTGAAAGTGTGGAGATGGGCCTGAAGCTGGCCCTGTGCG GAACCGTGCTGGACCACCTGGTGGGGGAGGAGACCCTGGCCGACTACCTTCTCTACACCCTCAACAGGCACCGGCTCTTTGG gtaCGTGCAGCACTACGGCCTGGACGGGGCCTGTGATGACATCACCAGTGTGCTGAAGCGGGTGGCTGTGAGGCTGGGAAAGACGCAGAAGGTGAAGGTGTTCACAGGCACAG GGGACGTGAACGTCATCCAGCCCAACTACCCCGCGGCAGCCCGAGACTTCCTCCGGACCTTCCGCAGTGGGCTGCTCGGCCCAGTGATGCTGGACAGGGATGTCCTGCAGAGCCTCCCCTTGGCAGCCCCCTGA
- the MTG1 gene encoding mitochondrial ribosome-associated GTPase 1 isoform X2, translating into MRMALHALCGAAGAAWRESFPLRGRDVARWFPGHMAKGLKKMQSSLKLVDCIIEVHDARISFRGCDPETLGLKPHVLVLNKMDLADLKQQQRYSHAISQNDEPPSMSTVQKTKKIIQHLEGEGLKNVVFTNCVKEENIKQVIPLVRGLVEGSYRYHRGENLEYCAMVIGIPNVGKSSLINALRRQHLGKGKATRVGGEPGITRAVMSRIQVCDRPLMFLLDTPGVLSPRIESVEMGLKLALCGTVLDHLVGEETLADYLLYTLNRHRLFGYVQHYGLDGACDDITSVLKRVAVRLGKTQKVKVFTGTGDVNVIQPNYPAAARDFLRTFRSGLLGPVMLDRDVLQSLPLAAP; encoded by the exons ATGCGGATGGCCTTGCACGCGCTCTGCGGCGCCGCGGGGGCCGCCTGGCGGGAGAGCTTCCCCCTGCGCGGTCGGGACGTGGCGCGCTGGTTCCCGGGACACATGGCCAAGG GGCTGAAGAAGATGCAGAGCAGCCTGAAGCTGGTGGACTGTATCATCGAGGTCCATGACGCCCGGATATCCTTCCGTGGTTGTGATCCT GAAACTCTTGGGCTTAAGCCGCACGTGCTGGTCCTCAACAAAATGGACTTGGCGGATCTGAAGCAGCAGCAG AGGTATTCGCACGCAATTTCTCAGAATGACGAGCCTCCCTCTATGTCTACGGTCCAAAAGACCAAG AAAATCATACAACACTTAGAAGGAGAAGGCCTAAAAAATGTTGTTTTCACCAACTGCGTGAAGGAGGAGAACATCAAGCAG GTCATACCGCTGGTCAGAGGACTGGTTGAGGGCAGCTACCGCTATCATCGAGGAGAG AACCTGGAGTACTGTGCCATGGTGATTGGGATCCCCAACGTGGGCAAGTCCTCACTCATCAACGCACTCAGGAGACAGCACCTCGGGAAAG GAAAAGCTACCAGGGTCGGCGGTGAGCCCGGGATCACCAGAGCTGTGATGTCCAGAATTCAG GTGTGTGACCGGCCACTGATGTTCCTGCTGGACACTCCTGGGGTGCTGTCCCCACGGATTGAAAGTGTGGAGATGGGCCTGAAGCTGGCCCTGTGCG GAACCGTGCTGGACCACCTGGTGGGGGAGGAGACCCTGGCCGACTACCTTCTCTACACCCTCAACAGGCACCGGCTCTTTGG gtaCGTGCAGCACTACGGCCTGGACGGGGCCTGTGATGACATCACCAGTGTGCTGAAGCGGGTGGCTGTGAGGCTGGGAAAGACGCAGAAGGTGAAGGTGTTCACAGGCACAG GGGACGTGAACGTCATCCAGCCCAACTACCCCGCGGCAGCCCGAGACTTCCTCCGGACCTTCCGCAGTGGGCTGCTCGGCCCAGTGATGCTGGACAGGGATGTCCTGCAGAGCCTCCCCTTGGCAGCCCCCTGA
- the MTG1 gene encoding mitochondrial ribosome-associated GTPase 1 isoform X3 → MRMALHALCGAAGAAWRESFPLRGRDVARWFPGHMAKGLKKMQSSLKLVDCIIEVHDARIPLSGRNPLFQETLGLKPHVLVLNKMDLADLKQQQVKKIIQHLEGEGLKNVVFTNCVKEENIKQVIPLVRGLVEGSYRYHRGENLEYCAMVIGIPNVGKSSLINALRRQHLGKGKATRVGGEPGITRAVMSRIQVCDRPLMFLLDTPGVLSPRIESVEMGLKLALCGTVLDHLVGEETLADYLLYTLNRHRLFGYVQHYGLDGACDDITSVLKRVAVRLGKTQKVKVFTGTGDVNVIQPNYPAAARDFLRTFRSGLLGPVMLDRDVLQSLPLAAP, encoded by the exons ATGCGGATGGCCTTGCACGCGCTCTGCGGCGCCGCGGGGGCCGCCTGGCGGGAGAGCTTCCCCCTGCGCGGTCGGGACGTGGCGCGCTGGTTCCCGGGACACATGGCCAAGG GGCTGAAGAAGATGCAGAGCAGCCTGAAGCTGGTGGACTGTATCATCGAGGTCCATGACGCCCGGAT TCCACTTTCAGGCCGCAATCCTCTGTTTCAGGAAACTCTTGGGCTTAAGCCGCACGTGCTGGTCCTCAACAAAATGGACTTGGCGGATCTGAAGCAGCAGCAGGTGAAG AAAATCATACAACACTTAGAAGGAGAAGGCCTAAAAAATGTTGTTTTCACCAACTGCGTGAAGGAGGAGAACATCAAGCAG GTCATACCGCTGGTCAGAGGACTGGTTGAGGGCAGCTACCGCTATCATCGAGGAGAG AACCTGGAGTACTGTGCCATGGTGATTGGGATCCCCAACGTGGGCAAGTCCTCACTCATCAACGCACTCAGGAGACAGCACCTCGGGAAAG GAAAAGCTACCAGGGTCGGCGGTGAGCCCGGGATCACCAGAGCTGTGATGTCCAGAATTCAG GTGTGTGACCGGCCACTGATGTTCCTGCTGGACACTCCTGGGGTGCTGTCCCCACGGATTGAAAGTGTGGAGATGGGCCTGAAGCTGGCCCTGTGCG GAACCGTGCTGGACCACCTGGTGGGGGAGGAGACCCTGGCCGACTACCTTCTCTACACCCTCAACAGGCACCGGCTCTTTGG gtaCGTGCAGCACTACGGCCTGGACGGGGCCTGTGATGACATCACCAGTGTGCTGAAGCGGGTGGCTGTGAGGCTGGGAAAGACGCAGAAGGTGAAGGTGTTCACAGGCACAG GGGACGTGAACGTCATCCAGCCCAACTACCCCGCGGCAGCCCGAGACTTCCTCCGGACCTTCCGCAGTGGGCTGCTCGGCCCAGTGATGCTGGACAGGGATGTCCTGCAGAGCCTCCCCTTGGCAGCCCCCTGA
- the MTG1 gene encoding mitochondrial ribosome-associated GTPase 1 isoform X4, giving the protein MRMALHALCGAAGAAWRESFPLRGRDVARWFPGHMAKGLKKMQSSLKLVDCIIEVHDARIPLSGRNPLFQETLGLKPHVLVLNKMDLADLKQQQKIIQHLEGEGLKNVVFTNCVKEENIKQVIPLVRGLVEGSYRYHRGENLEYCAMVIGIPNVGKSSLINALRRQHLGKGKATRVGGEPGITRAVMSRIQVCDRPLMFLLDTPGVLSPRIESVEMGLKLALCGTVLDHLVGEETLADYLLYTLNRHRLFGYVQHYGLDGACDDITSVLKRVAVRLGKTQKVKVFTGTGDVNVIQPNYPAAARDFLRTFRSGLLGPVMLDRDVLQSLPLAAP; this is encoded by the exons ATGCGGATGGCCTTGCACGCGCTCTGCGGCGCCGCGGGGGCCGCCTGGCGGGAGAGCTTCCCCCTGCGCGGTCGGGACGTGGCGCGCTGGTTCCCGGGACACATGGCCAAGG GGCTGAAGAAGATGCAGAGCAGCCTGAAGCTGGTGGACTGTATCATCGAGGTCCATGACGCCCGGAT TCCACTTTCAGGCCGCAATCCTCTGTTTCAGGAAACTCTTGGGCTTAAGCCGCACGTGCTGGTCCTCAACAAAATGGACTTGGCGGATCTGAAGCAGCAGCAG AAAATCATACAACACTTAGAAGGAGAAGGCCTAAAAAATGTTGTTTTCACCAACTGCGTGAAGGAGGAGAACATCAAGCAG GTCATACCGCTGGTCAGAGGACTGGTTGAGGGCAGCTACCGCTATCATCGAGGAGAG AACCTGGAGTACTGTGCCATGGTGATTGGGATCCCCAACGTGGGCAAGTCCTCACTCATCAACGCACTCAGGAGACAGCACCTCGGGAAAG GAAAAGCTACCAGGGTCGGCGGTGAGCCCGGGATCACCAGAGCTGTGATGTCCAGAATTCAG GTGTGTGACCGGCCACTGATGTTCCTGCTGGACACTCCTGGGGTGCTGTCCCCACGGATTGAAAGTGTGGAGATGGGCCTGAAGCTGGCCCTGTGCG GAACCGTGCTGGACCACCTGGTGGGGGAGGAGACCCTGGCCGACTACCTTCTCTACACCCTCAACAGGCACCGGCTCTTTGG gtaCGTGCAGCACTACGGCCTGGACGGGGCCTGTGATGACATCACCAGTGTGCTGAAGCGGGTGGCTGTGAGGCTGGGAAAGACGCAGAAGGTGAAGGTGTTCACAGGCACAG GGGACGTGAACGTCATCCAGCCCAACTACCCCGCGGCAGCCCGAGACTTCCTCCGGACCTTCCGCAGTGGGCTGCTCGGCCCAGTGATGCTGGACAGGGATGTCCTGCAGAGCCTCCCCTTGGCAGCCCCCTGA
- the MTG1 gene encoding mitochondrial ribosome-associated GTPase 1 isoform X5 — translation MQSSLKLVDCIIEVHDARIPLSGRNPLFQETLGLKPHVLVLNKMDLADLKQQQRYSHAISQNDEPPSMSTVQKTKKIIQHLEGEGLKNVVFTNCVKEENIKQVIPLVRGLVEGSYRYHRGENLEYCAMVIGIPNVGKSSLINALRRQHLGKGKATRVGGEPGITRAVMSRIQVCDRPLMFLLDTPGVLSPRIESVEMGLKLALCGTVLDHLVGEETLADYLLYTLNRHRLFGYVQHYGLDGACDDITSVLKRVAVRLGKTQKVKVFTGTGDVNVIQPNYPAAARDFLRTFRSGLLGPVMLDRDVLQSLPLAAP, via the exons ATGCAGAGCAGCCTGAAGCTGGTGGACTGTATCATCGAGGTCCATGACGCCCGGAT TCCACTTTCAGGCCGCAATCCTCTGTTTCAGGAAACTCTTGGGCTTAAGCCGCACGTGCTGGTCCTCAACAAAATGGACTTGGCGGATCTGAAGCAGCAGCAG AGGTATTCGCACGCAATTTCTCAGAATGACGAGCCTCCCTCTATGTCTACGGTCCAAAAGACCAAG AAAATCATACAACACTTAGAAGGAGAAGGCCTAAAAAATGTTGTTTTCACCAACTGCGTGAAGGAGGAGAACATCAAGCAG GTCATACCGCTGGTCAGAGGACTGGTTGAGGGCAGCTACCGCTATCATCGAGGAGAG AACCTGGAGTACTGTGCCATGGTGATTGGGATCCCCAACGTGGGCAAGTCCTCACTCATCAACGCACTCAGGAGACAGCACCTCGGGAAAG GAAAAGCTACCAGGGTCGGCGGTGAGCCCGGGATCACCAGAGCTGTGATGTCCAGAATTCAG GTGTGTGACCGGCCACTGATGTTCCTGCTGGACACTCCTGGGGTGCTGTCCCCACGGATTGAAAGTGTGGAGATGGGCCTGAAGCTGGCCCTGTGCG GAACCGTGCTGGACCACCTGGTGGGGGAGGAGACCCTGGCCGACTACCTTCTCTACACCCTCAACAGGCACCGGCTCTTTGG gtaCGTGCAGCACTACGGCCTGGACGGGGCCTGTGATGACATCACCAGTGTGCTGAAGCGGGTGGCTGTGAGGCTGGGAAAGACGCAGAAGGTGAAGGTGTTCACAGGCACAG GGGACGTGAACGTCATCCAGCCCAACTACCCCGCGGCAGCCCGAGACTTCCTCCGGACCTTCCGCAGTGGGCTGCTCGGCCCAGTGATGCTGGACAGGGATGTCCTGCAGAGCCTCCCCTTGGCAGCCCCCTGA
- the MTG1 gene encoding mitochondrial ribosome-associated GTPase 1 isoform X6: MAWTVETLGLKPHVLVLNKMDLADLKQQQRYSHAISQNDEPPSMSTVQKTKKIIQHLEGEGLKNVVFTNCVKEENIKQVIPLVRGLVEGSYRYHRGENLEYCAMVIGIPNVGKSSLINALRRQHLGKGKATRVGGEPGITRAVMSRIQVCDRPLMFLLDTPGVLSPRIESVEMGLKLALCGTVLDHLVGEETLADYLLYTLNRHRLFGYVQHYGLDGACDDITSVLKRVAVRLGKTQKVKVFTGTGDVNVIQPNYPAAARDFLRTFRSGLLGPVMLDRDVLQSLPLAAP, translated from the exons ATGGCCTGGACTGTG GAAACTCTTGGGCTTAAGCCGCACGTGCTGGTCCTCAACAAAATGGACTTGGCGGATCTGAAGCAGCAGCAG AGGTATTCGCACGCAATTTCTCAGAATGACGAGCCTCCCTCTATGTCTACGGTCCAAAAGACCAAG AAAATCATACAACACTTAGAAGGAGAAGGCCTAAAAAATGTTGTTTTCACCAACTGCGTGAAGGAGGAGAACATCAAGCAG GTCATACCGCTGGTCAGAGGACTGGTTGAGGGCAGCTACCGCTATCATCGAGGAGAG AACCTGGAGTACTGTGCCATGGTGATTGGGATCCCCAACGTGGGCAAGTCCTCACTCATCAACGCACTCAGGAGACAGCACCTCGGGAAAG GAAAAGCTACCAGGGTCGGCGGTGAGCCCGGGATCACCAGAGCTGTGATGTCCAGAATTCAG GTGTGTGACCGGCCACTGATGTTCCTGCTGGACACTCCTGGGGTGCTGTCCCCACGGATTGAAAGTGTGGAGATGGGCCTGAAGCTGGCCCTGTGCG GAACCGTGCTGGACCACCTGGTGGGGGAGGAGACCCTGGCCGACTACCTTCTCTACACCCTCAACAGGCACCGGCTCTTTGG gtaCGTGCAGCACTACGGCCTGGACGGGGCCTGTGATGACATCACCAGTGTGCTGAAGCGGGTGGCTGTGAGGCTGGGAAAGACGCAGAAGGTGAAGGTGTTCACAGGCACAG GGGACGTGAACGTCATCCAGCCCAACTACCCCGCGGCAGCCCGAGACTTCCTCCGGACCTTCCGCAGTGGGCTGCTCGGCCCAGTGATGCTGGACAGGGATGTCCTGCAGAGCCTCCCCTTGGCAGCCCCCTGA
- the MTG1 gene encoding mitochondrial ribosome-associated GTPase 1 isoform X7, with protein MDLADLKQQQRYSHAISQNDEPPSMSTVQKTKKIIQHLEGEGLKNVVFTNCVKEENIKQVIPLVRGLVEGSYRYHRGENLEYCAMVIGIPNVGKSSLINALRRQHLGKGKATRVGGEPGITRAVMSRIQVCDRPLMFLLDTPGVLSPRIESVEMGLKLALCGTVLDHLVGEETLADYLLYTLNRHRLFGYVQHYGLDGACDDITSVLKRVAVRLGKTQKVKVFTGTGDVNVIQPNYPAAARDFLRTFRSGLLGPVMLDRDVLQSLPLAAP; from the exons ATGGACTTGGCGGATCTGAAGCAGCAGCAG AGGTATTCGCACGCAATTTCTCAGAATGACGAGCCTCCCTCTATGTCTACGGTCCAAAAGACCAAG AAAATCATACAACACTTAGAAGGAGAAGGCCTAAAAAATGTTGTTTTCACCAACTGCGTGAAGGAGGAGAACATCAAGCAG GTCATACCGCTGGTCAGAGGACTGGTTGAGGGCAGCTACCGCTATCATCGAGGAGAG AACCTGGAGTACTGTGCCATGGTGATTGGGATCCCCAACGTGGGCAAGTCCTCACTCATCAACGCACTCAGGAGACAGCACCTCGGGAAAG GAAAAGCTACCAGGGTCGGCGGTGAGCCCGGGATCACCAGAGCTGTGATGTCCAGAATTCAG GTGTGTGACCGGCCACTGATGTTCCTGCTGGACACTCCTGGGGTGCTGTCCCCACGGATTGAAAGTGTGGAGATGGGCCTGAAGCTGGCCCTGTGCG GAACCGTGCTGGACCACCTGGTGGGGGAGGAGACCCTGGCCGACTACCTTCTCTACACCCTCAACAGGCACCGGCTCTTTGG gtaCGTGCAGCACTACGGCCTGGACGGGGCCTGTGATGACATCACCAGTGTGCTGAAGCGGGTGGCTGTGAGGCTGGGAAAGACGCAGAAGGTGAAGGTGTTCACAGGCACAG GGGACGTGAACGTCATCCAGCCCAACTACCCCGCGGCAGCCCGAGACTTCCTCCGGACCTTCCGCAGTGGGCTGCTCGGCCCAGTGATGCTGGACAGGGATGTCCTGCAGAGCCTCCCCTTGGCAGCCCCCTGA